Proteins encoded within one genomic window of Deinococcus grandis:
- a CDS encoding allantoate amidohydrolase gives MTDLPLLSRRAHDACATLAAHTEVPGEITRTFLSAPSRDVTAFLTAWAYELGLEVRVDAAGNLRARRAGPTPDAPTLYLGSHVDTVPNAGAFDGVLGVTLAFAVAEALRGEALPFALELLAFSEEEGVRFGVPFIGSRALTGTLEPLLTLRDARGVSVLDAIRAYGLDDAALPDAAVQGGALGFLEFHIEQGPVLQAAGAAVGVVSAIVGQDRVLLDFTGQAAHAGTTPMGHRRDALAAAARFAVAAEDLARATPGLVATVGVMTARPGAINVIPGAAHCTLDLRHEDDAVRAGALDTLLNAARGYAEERGVTLDVTHKMAQPAIPMDASFRDLLHVAAGQEGLLAPDLVSGAGHDAMILAERMPAAMLFLRSPNALSHHPDETVNAGDVDAALRVGVAFVRALAEREGAR, from the coding sequence ATGACTGACCTGCCCCTTCTGTCGCGCCGCGCGCACGACGCCTGCGCGACCCTGGCCGCCCACACCGAGGTGCCGGGCGAGATCACCCGCACGTTCCTCAGCGCGCCCAGCCGCGACGTGACCGCCTTCCTGACCGCCTGGGCGTACGAGCTGGGGCTGGAGGTCCGCGTGGACGCCGCCGGGAACCTCCGCGCGCGCCGGGCCGGGCCGACGCCGGACGCGCCCACGCTGTACCTGGGGTCGCACGTGGATACCGTGCCGAACGCCGGGGCCTTCGACGGCGTGCTGGGCGTGACGCTGGCCTTCGCGGTCGCGGAGGCGCTGCGGGGTGAGGCGCTGCCGTTCGCGCTGGAACTCCTGGCGTTCAGCGAGGAGGAGGGCGTGCGCTTCGGCGTGCCGTTCATCGGCAGCCGCGCCCTGACCGGCACGCTGGAACCGCTGCTGACCCTGCGGGACGCGCGGGGCGTGAGCGTGCTGGACGCCATCCGCGCGTACGGCCTGGACGACGCGGCCCTGCCGGACGCCGCCGTGCAGGGCGGGGCGCTGGGGTTCCTGGAATTCCACATCGAGCAGGGGCCTGTGCTGCAGGCGGCGGGCGCGGCGGTGGGTGTGGTGAGTGCCATCGTGGGGCAGGACCGCGTGCTGCTGGACTTCACGGGGCAGGCAGCGCACGCGGGCACCACGCCGATGGGGCACCGCCGGGACGCGCTGGCGGCAGCGGCGCGCTTCGCGGTGGCGGCAGAGGATCTGGCGCGCGCCACGCCGGGACTGGTGGCGACGGTGGGCGTAATGACGGCGCGGCCCGGCGCGATCAACGTGATTCCCGGCGCAGCGCACTGCACGCTGGACCTCCGGCACGAGGACGACGCCGTGCGGGCCGGGGCGCTGGACACGCTGCTGAACGCCGCACGGGGTTATGCGGAGGAGCGGGGCGTGACCCTGGACGTCACGCACAAGATGGCGCAGCCCGCCATCCCGATGGACGCCTCCTTCCGTGACCTGCTGCACGTGGCGGCCGGGCAGGAGGGCCTCCTGGCCCCCGATCTGGTCAGTGGGGCGGGGCACGACGCGATGATCCTCGCCGAGCGGATGCCCGCCGCGATGCTGTTCCTGCGCTCGCCGAACGCGCTGAGTCACCACCCGGACGAGACCGTGAACGCAGGCGACGTGGACGCCGCGCTGCGGGTGGGCGTCGCGTTCGTCCGCGCGCTGGCCGAGCGCGAGGGGGCGCGCTGA
- a CDS encoding IclR family transcriptional regulator has protein sequence MSEPNGRGGRPRGADAPGGVRTLERGLSVLWALATLREAPLSQVARAAGLSASTAYRLLETLRQQGFVEWEEASGLFRVGLRAYQVGAAFDAAHALTAAAAPEMRALVAELGESANLAVLRPHGAGLEAAYVHQVEGPQLVRMFTQTGASAPLHASGVGKVLLAARPEAEARRALEATTLTAYTSHTLTTVDAALAAVARVRGEGFALDDQERELGVRCVAVPVPGADGQVAAALSVSAPTSRLTPEQVPRFLAAAQAAASRIAVRLGHRDA, from the coding sequence GTGAGTGAACCCAATGGTCGCGGGGGCCGCCCGCGCGGCGCGGACGCACCGGGCGGCGTGCGCACCCTGGAACGCGGCCTGAGCGTCCTGTGGGCACTCGCCACGCTGCGCGAGGCGCCACTGTCACAGGTGGCCCGCGCCGCCGGGCTGTCGGCCAGCACCGCGTACCGCCTGCTGGAGACGCTGCGACAGCAGGGCTTCGTGGAATGGGAGGAAGCCTCGGGACTCTTCCGGGTGGGCCTGCGGGCGTATCAGGTGGGGGCGGCGTTCGACGCAGCCCACGCCCTGACGGCCGCCGCCGCGCCGGAGATGCGCGCCCTGGTCGCCGAGCTGGGCGAGAGCGCGAACCTCGCGGTGCTGCGCCCGCACGGGGCGGGGCTGGAGGCCGCGTACGTGCATCAGGTCGAGGGACCGCAACTCGTGCGGATGTTCACGCAGACCGGCGCGAGTGCGCCCCTGCACGCGTCCGGGGTGGGCAAGGTGCTCCTGGCCGCGCGGCCCGAGGCCGAGGCGCGACGGGCGCTGGAGGCCACCACCCTGACCGCGTACACGTCCCACACCCTGACGACCGTAGACGCCGCGCTGGCCGCCGTCGCCCGCGTGCGTGGGGAGGGCTTCGCGCTGGACGACCAGGAACGTGAACTGGGCGTGCGCTGCGTGGCGGTGCCGGTGCCCGGCGCGGACGGGCAGGTCGCGGCGGCGCTGAGCGTCTCGGCGCCCACGTCGCGGCTGACGCCCGAGCAGGTGCCGCGCTTCCTGGCAGCGGCGCAGGCGGCCGCCTCGCGGATCGCCGTGCGCCTGGGCCACCGGGACGCCTGA
- the aceB gene encoding malate synthase A, whose amino-acid sequence MTETLPAGLTITAPITDAQREILTPEALAFVADLHRRFEGRRRDLMAAREARQAALDGGALPDFLPETQNVRDGDWRINPLPDDLKDRRVEITGPVDRKMIINALNSGARVFMADFEDASSPTWANCVDGQINLRDAVRRTIRLDTNGKTYQLNEKTAVLLVRPRGWHLPEKHVQVDGETLYGAFFDFGLYMWHNAQELLKRGSGPYFYLPKMESHLEARLWNDVFNHAEETLGLTRGTIKGTVLIETILAAFEMDEILYELREHSAGLNCGRWDYIFSYIKKLRTQPDRILPDRAKVSMAVPMMQAYSKLAIQTCHKRGAPAIGGMSAFIPVKGDEAKNAAAFEQVRLDKEREATNGHDGTWVAHPGMVALATEVFDRLMPDPNQIGSGKQADLTVTAADLLTPPDGTVTEAGVRMNVNVGIQYLAAWLRGSGAVPIHNLMEDAATAEISRAQLWQWRHHGVTLEDGRPLTPELWDELFDDEAAKLGEGYADAARLFRTTATGTPLMDFLTLPGYEALA is encoded by the coding sequence ATGACCGAGACCCTGCCCGCCGGCCTGACCATCACCGCCCCCATCACGGACGCGCAGCGTGAGATCCTCACGCCCGAGGCGCTGGCCTTCGTCGCCGACCTGCACCGCCGCTTCGAGGGGCGCCGCCGCGACCTGATGGCCGCCCGCGAGGCCCGTCAGGCGGCGCTGGACGGCGGGGCGCTGCCGGACTTCCTGCCCGAGACCCAGAACGTGCGGGACGGCGACTGGCGCATCAACCCGCTGCCGGACGACCTGAAGGACCGCCGGGTGGAGATCACCGGCCCCGTGGACCGGAAGATGATCATCAACGCACTGAACAGCGGCGCGCGGGTGTTCATGGCCGACTTCGAGGACGCGAGCAGCCCCACCTGGGCCAACTGCGTGGACGGGCAGATCAACCTCCGCGACGCGGTGCGCCGCACCATCCGCCTGGACACGAACGGCAAGACGTACCAGCTGAACGAGAAGACGGCCGTGCTGCTCGTGCGCCCCCGCGGCTGGCACCTCCCCGAGAAGCACGTTCAGGTCGACGGCGAGACTCTATACGGCGCGTTCTTCGACTTCGGGCTGTACATGTGGCACAACGCGCAGGAACTCCTGAAGCGAGGCTCCGGGCCGTACTTCTACCTGCCGAAGATGGAATCGCACCTCGAAGCAAGGCTGTGGAACGACGTGTTCAATCACGCCGAGGAGACGCTGGGCCTGACGCGCGGCACGATCAAGGGCACGGTGCTGATCGAGACGATCCTCGCCGCGTTCGAGATGGACGAGATCCTCTACGAACTGCGTGAGCACTCGGCGGGCCTGAACTGCGGCCGCTGGGACTACATCTTCAGCTACATCAAGAAGCTCCGCACGCAGCCTGACCGGATCCTGCCCGACCGCGCGAAGGTCAGCATGGCCGTCCCGATGATGCAGGCGTACAGCAAGCTCGCCATCCAGACCTGCCACAAACGCGGCGCGCCCGCCATCGGCGGCATGAGCGCCTTCATTCCCGTCAAGGGCGACGAGGCGAAGAACGCCGCCGCGTTCGAACAGGTGCGCCTCGACAAGGAACGCGAGGCGACGAACGGGCACGACGGCACCTGGGTCGCGCACCCCGGCATGGTCGCCCTCGCCACCGAGGTCTTCGACCGGCTGATGCCCGACCCCAACCAGATCGGCAGCGGCAAGCAGGCCGACCTGACCGTCACCGCCGCCGACCTCCTCACCCCGCCCGACGGGACCGTGACCGAGGCGGGCGTGCGGATGAACGTGAACGTCGGCATCCAGTACCTCGCGGCGTGGCTGCGCGGCTCGGGCGCCGTGCCCATCCACAACCTGATGGAGGACGCCGCGACCGCCGAGATCAGCCGCGCGCAGCTGTGGCAGTGGCGGCACCACGGCGTGACCCTGGAGGACGGCCGCCCCCTGACCCCGGAGCTGTGGGACGAGCTGTTCGACGACGAGGCCGCCAAGCTCGGTGAAGGGTACGCGGACGCCGCGCGGCTGTTCCGCACCACCGCGACCGGCACGCCCCTGATGGACTTCCTGACCCTGCCCGGCTACGAGGCCCTGGCCTGA
- a CDS encoding PIG-L deacetylase family protein produces the protein MTRPRRAPPRPLPRWTLPATLLVLLGLAAWINEPIPGVTGREARAVAALPVAPAFRSGQRVLLLSPHPDDETLCCAGMLNRARAAGAEVFVTWITAGDGFEFDAALTERTLHPQGRALGERRVGEARAAAVVLGIPLDHQVVLGYPDGGLRFLNGVNFDRPYTSPRTGASATYLREAQTPGAPFTGEALEADLTRVLRRMQPDVILIPAHEDFHPDHHTLTLFAQRIAARLGLQGRLRYWVVHGGLEWPLPKGAHPALPLVPPPLARHLPWQRVPLDAEDLAVKTRAVNAYGTQTEVLGRFMRAFERRNELLSPSDTAR, from the coding sequence ATGACCCGCCCGCGCCGCGCGCCGCCCCGCCCCCTGCCCCGCTGGACCCTGCCCGCGACGCTGCTGGTCCTGCTGGGGCTGGCCGCGTGGATCAACGAGCCGATTCCCGGCGTGACGGGCCGCGAGGCGCGCGCGGTGGCGGCCCTGCCGGTCGCCCCGGCGTTCCGGTCGGGGCAGCGGGTGCTGCTGCTCTCGCCGCACCCCGACGACGAGACGCTGTGCTGCGCGGGCATGCTGAACCGGGCGCGCGCGGCGGGCGCCGAGGTGTTCGTCACCTGGATCACCGCCGGGGACGGCTTCGAGTTCGACGCGGCCCTGACCGAACGGACCCTGCACCCGCAGGGGCGGGCGCTGGGCGAGCGGCGCGTCGGGGAGGCCCGCGCGGCCGCCGTCGTGCTGGGCATCCCACTGGACCATCAGGTGGTCCTGGGCTACCCGGACGGGGGCCTGCGCTTCCTGAACGGCGTGAACTTCGACCGGCCCTACACGTCCCCGCGGACCGGGGCGTCAGCCACGTATCTGCGCGAGGCGCAGACGCCCGGCGCGCCCTTCACCGGCGAGGCGCTGGAGGCGGACCTGACGCGCGTCCTGCGCCGCATGCAGCCCGATGTGATCCTCATTCCCGCCCACGAGGACTTCCATCCGGATCATCACACCCTGACGCTGTTCGCGCAGCGGATCGCGGCGCGGCTGGGCCTGCAAGGTCGCCTGCGCTACTGGGTGGTGCACGGCGGCCTGGAGTGGCCGCTGCCCAAGGGCGCGCACCCGGCCCTGCCGCTGGTTCCGCCGCCGCTGGCCCGGCACCTGCCGTGGCAGCGGGTGCCGCTGGATGCGGAGGATCTGGCGGTCAAGACCCGCGCGGTCAACGCGTACGGCACGCAGACCGAGGTGCTGGGCCGCTTCATGCGGGCGTTCGAGCGGCGCAACGAACTGCTCAGCCCCTCGGACACCGCGCGCTGA
- a CDS encoding metal-sensitive transcriptional regulator, protein MSDAAPALTDTDTRVLLRLRRIEGQVRGLQRMIEEGRDCHDILTQLSGVRSALDAAGEQILEQYAAGCRARPGEAITPQDVVRAVKLLRR, encoded by the coding sequence ATGAGCGACGCCGCCCCCGCCCTGACCGACACCGACACCCGCGTCCTGCTGCGCCTGCGCCGCATCGAGGGTCAGGTACGCGGCCTGCAGCGCATGATCGAGGAGGGCCGCGACTGCCACGACATCCTGACGCAACTGTCCGGCGTGCGCAGCGCCCTGGACGCCGCCGGGGAGCAGATTCTCGAGCAGTACGCCGCCGGGTGCCGCGCCCGCCCCGGCGAGGCGATCACCCCGCAGGACGTCGTGCGGGCCGTGAAACTCCTGCGCCGCTAG
- a CDS encoding GNAT family N-acetyltransferase — protein sequence MTQVRRNDDTQRYELTDGDRTLGFAEFRPVGNAVMLPHTEVEEGHEGEGLGSQLARAALDDIRAQGKLVLPMCPFIAAYIRRHPEYNDLIHPQQRAVFGL from the coding sequence ATGACACAGGTGCGCCGCAACGACGACACGCAACGCTACGAACTGACCGACGGGGACCGCACGCTGGGCTTCGCGGAGTTCCGCCCGGTCGGGAACGCCGTCATGCTGCCCCACACCGAGGTCGAGGAAGGCCACGAGGGCGAGGGGCTCGGCAGCCAGCTGGCCCGCGCCGCGCTGGACGACATCCGCGCGCAGGGAAAACTGGTGCTGCCCATGTGTCCCTTTATCGCGGCGTACATCCGCCGTCACCCGGAGTACAACGACCTGATCCACCCGCAGCAGCGGGCCGTGTTCGGCCTGTGA
- a CDS encoding type I phosphomannose isomerase catalytic subunit, with translation MTVPPAALPALLPLAPRYHARVWGGDRLAPPVGGTPIGEAWIADGRSVVTDGPLAGQTVEGLMRAHPQDLLGRHGQPDAGFPLLIKLLDCRDWLSVQVHPNDAQARAMVGPGERGKTEAWHFLHVEPGAELLAGVTPGTTPEALAGAIRHGGILDVSERARPEVGDTLFIPAGTLHALGPGLLLYEVQQASDTTYRVYDWDRPASAGRALHLEESVAVTRADLRGDWHAATQTGGVGTLVSCPEFTLVGARGGEQVDLRGSFGLVTVVQGTLTLHAAGQTLEVGTFGTVLVPASAGAVTLTGEGRALIATP, from the coding sequence ATGACCGTGCCCCCTGCTGCCTTGCCTGCGCTGTTGCCCCTGGCCCCCCGGTACCACGCCCGCGTGTGGGGCGGCGACCGCCTCGCCCCGCCGGTCGGCGGCACGCCCATCGGTGAGGCGTGGATCGCCGACGGGCGCAGCGTCGTCACGGACGGCCCCCTCGCCGGGCAGACCGTCGAGGGACTGATGCGCGCGCATCCGCAGGACCTGCTGGGCCGTCACGGCCAGCCGGACGCGGGGTTCCCGCTGCTGATCAAACTGCTCGACTGCCGCGACTGGCTGAGCGTGCAGGTCCACCCGAACGACGCGCAGGCCCGGGCGATGGTCGGGCCCGGCGAGCGCGGCAAGACCGAGGCGTGGCACTTCCTGCACGTCGAGCCGGGCGCGGAACTGCTGGCGGGCGTCACGCCCGGCACCACCCCCGAGGCCCTGGCGGGCGCCATCCGGCACGGCGGCATCCTGGACGTCAGCGAGCGGGCGCGGCCCGAGGTGGGCGACACGCTGTTCATCCCGGCGGGCACGCTGCACGCGCTGGGGCCGGGGCTGCTGCTGTACGAGGTGCAGCAGGCGAGCGACACGACCTACCGCGTGTACGACTGGGACCGTCCGGCCAGCGCCGGGCGCGCGCTGCACCTCGAGGAGTCCGTGGCGGTCACCCGCGCGGACCTGCGCGGCGACTGGCACGCGGCGACGCAGACCGGCGGCGTGGGAACCCTGGTGAGCTGCCCGGAATTCACGCTGGTGGGCGCGCGGGGCGGCGAACAGGTGGATCTGCGCGGGTCGTTCGGACTGGTGACGGTGGTCCAGGGCACCCTGACGCTCCACGCCGCGGGGCAGACGCTGGAGGTCGGGACGTTCGGGACGGTCCTCGTCCCCGCCTCGGCGGGCGCGGTGACCCTGACGGGGGAAGGCCGCGCCCTGATCGCCACGCCCTGA
- a CDS encoding HU family DNA-binding protein, with the protein MLLTMTKKSAKAPAKKPAAKAAPAAKAAPKAESSKVAKTQLVEMVADKTGLTKKQSEEAVSAMLDVVVSAIKGGQSVGLPGLGTLSVKATAARTGVKPGTSEKIQIPAGKKVAFKVASTLKGNL; encoded by the coding sequence ATGCTGCTCACCATGACGAAAAAGTCTGCGAAAGCCCCCGCCAAGAAGCCCGCTGCCAAGGCCGCTCCCGCCGCCAAGGCCGCCCCCAAGGCCGAGAGCAGCAAGGTCGCCAAGACCCAGCTCGTGGAAATGGTCGCCGATAAGACCGGCCTGACCAAGAAGCAGAGCGAGGAAGCCGTCAGCGCCATGCTGGACGTCGTCGTGAGCGCCATCAAGGGCGGCCAGAGCGTCGGCCTGCCCGGCCTGGGCACCCTGAGCGTCAAGGCCACCGCTGCCCGCACCGGCGTGAAGCCCGGCACCAGCGAGAAGATCCAGATTCCCGCCGGCAAGAAAGTGGCCTTCAAGGTCGCCAGCACCCTCAAGGGCAACCTGTAA
- a CDS encoding long-chain-fatty-acid--CoA ligase has translation MTQTARYWPEGKPRTLTLPRTGVMHNLRVSAERYPDRVALWHYGRTWTYAQLHEQATRLAGHLAARGVQRGDRVAVWMQNSPEWAIAAFAAWQLGAVVVPLAPMLQAREFGFFLQDAGIRTGVVGAELYDRARQAGLGHAVVANVMRGAHATPGVPIPDGLDVTPELHGDDVTLETALQAVPAPEAPVTADDLCIMPYTSGTTGLPKGCMHTHRSVQANVFGAGAWVDGNVEDVFLAALPFFHVTGFINSLMSALSIGAQVVIMSRWDRDAARTIIRDHTVTLWTNTPTMVIDLMASPNFDPADLRSLRNVTGGGASLPAAVGQRLLDQTGILFLEGYGLSETMAQSHSNPKGRQKLQCLGVPLFNVDARIVDLDSGRELPVGETGEIVLRGPQVMQGYWNRPDATAEAFTEIGGERFFRTGDLGYMDDEGYFYFADRLKRMVNVSGMKVWPAEVENQLHAHPAIQEACVISVPDDRSGERARALVVLRPGASATPAELEGWAREQMATYKVPRDWQFVESLPRSPTGKVAWRQLQEAARAAMA, from the coding sequence ATGACCCAGACTGCCCGTTACTGGCCCGAAGGCAAGCCGCGCACCCTGACCCTGCCCCGCACCGGCGTCATGCACAACCTGCGTGTCAGCGCCGAACGCTACCCGGACCGCGTCGCCCTGTGGCACTACGGCCGCACCTGGACGTACGCGCAGCTGCACGAGCAGGCCACCCGCCTCGCCGGGCACCTCGCCGCGCGCGGCGTGCAGCGCGGCGACCGCGTGGCCGTCTGGATGCAGAACAGCCCCGAATGGGCCATCGCCGCGTTCGCCGCGTGGCAGCTCGGTGCGGTCGTCGTGCCCCTCGCCCCCATGCTCCAGGCCCGCGAATTCGGCTTCTTCCTGCAGGACGCCGGGATCCGCACCGGCGTGGTCGGCGCGGAACTGTACGACCGCGCCCGGCAGGCCGGGCTGGGCCACGCGGTCGTCGCGAACGTCATGCGCGGCGCGCACGCCACCCCCGGCGTGCCCATCCCGGACGGCCTGGACGTCACCCCCGAACTGCACGGCGACGACGTGACCCTGGAGACCGCACTGCAGGCCGTGCCTGCACCGGAAGCGCCCGTCACGGCCGACGACCTGTGCATCATGCCGTACACCAGCGGCACCACCGGCCTGCCCAAGGGCTGCATGCACACGCACCGCAGCGTGCAGGCGAACGTCTTCGGCGCCGGCGCGTGGGTGGACGGCAACGTCGAGGACGTGTTCCTGGCGGCCCTGCCGTTCTTCCACGTCACCGGCTTCATCAACAGCCTCATGAGCGCCCTGAGTATCGGCGCGCAGGTCGTGATCATGTCCCGCTGGGACCGCGACGCCGCCCGCACCATCATCCGCGACCACACCGTGACCCTCTGGACGAACACACCCACCATGGTCATCGACCTGATGGCCTCCCCGAACTTCGACCCGGCGGACCTGCGCTCGCTGCGCAACGTCACGGGCGGCGGCGCCAGCCTCCCGGCGGCCGTCGGGCAGCGCCTGCTGGACCAGACCGGCATCCTGTTCCTCGAAGGCTACGGGCTGTCCGAGACCATGGCGCAGTCGCACAGCAACCCCAAGGGCCGCCAGAAACTCCAGTGTCTGGGCGTGCCGCTGTTCAACGTGGACGCCCGCATCGTGGACCTCGACAGCGGCCGGGAACTGCCGGTCGGAGAGACCGGCGAGATCGTCCTGCGCGGCCCGCAGGTCATGCAGGGCTACTGGAACCGCCCCGACGCGACTGCCGAGGCCTTCACCGAGATCGGCGGCGAACGCTTCTTCCGCACCGGCGACCTGGGCTACATGGACGACGAGGGGTACTTCTACTTCGCCGACCGGCTCAAGCGCATGGTGAACGTGTCCGGCATGAAGGTCTGGCCCGCCGAGGTCGAAAACCAGCTGCACGCCCACCCCGCCATCCAGGAAGCCTGCGTGATCAGCGTCCCGGACGACCGCAGCGGCGAACGTGCCCGCGCGCTGGTCGTCCTGCGCCCCGGCGCGAGCGCCACGCCCGCCGAACTGGAAGGCTGGGCGCGTGAACAGATGGCCACCTACAAGGTCCCGCGCGACTGGCAGTTCGTCGAAAGCCTCCCGCGCAGCCCGACCGGGAAGGTCGCGTGGCGTCAGTTGCAGGAAGCCGCCCGCGCCGCGATGGCCTGA
- a CDS encoding IS630 family transposase (programmed frameshift) encodes MPPAWQPTRWTREQMEERRLFAEPYLRAGELSSTQIAERCGVSSSAVRRWRQRLRTQGSLEATIAPGRTPRLTDAQIAQIMTILSAGPGPAQAPNARWTCPQVRELIGQTYDVWYDVDHLSRLLRQWGFTPQKPMRRAREQDQEALVTWVDTTVPELKKKVEAGETLVFIDEVGFSLKPTVTRTWAPCGQTPVLVSKYRWDSVSTIGAIATTGQFLQHTHPASINGAHVLSFLSHLLRHISGSITVLLDNARIHKTKALGAFVAAEPRLSVVYFPPYAPELNPIEPVWAYVKQHVLANFCPSDLQTLKARLPVAWRKVRAAELPRRLLHGARL; translated from the exons ATGCCGCCAGCCTGGCAACCCACCCGGTGGACCCGCGAACAGATGGAAGAACGGCGACTGTTCGCTGAGCCGTATCTCCGCGCAGGGGAGCTCAGCTCCACCCAGATCGCCGAACGGTGCGGCGTCAGCAGCAGTGCCGTTCGACGATGGCGACAACGTCTGCGCACACAGGGCTCTCTTGAAGCCACCATTGCTCCAGGCCGCACACCACGACTGACAGACGCTCAGATCGCCCAGATCATGACGATCCTCAGCGCGGGGCCGGGCCCCGCGCAGGCCCCGAATGCCCGCTGGACGTGCCCACAGGTGCGCGAGCTGATCGGCCAGACCTACGACGTGTGGTACGACGTCGATCACCTCAGTCGGCTCTTACGGCAGTGGGGATTCACACCACAGAAACCGATGAGGCGGGCACGAGAACAGGATCAGGAGGCCCTCGTCACCTGGGTGGACACCACGGTGCCCGAGTTG AAAAAAAAAGTTGAGGCCGGAGAAACACTCGTCTTCATCGATGAGGTGGGCTTCAGCTTGAAGCCCACCGTGACCCGCACCTGGGCCCCCTGTGGTCAGACGCCCGTGTTGGTGTCCAAGTACCGCTGGGACAGCGTGTCGACGATTGGAGCGATCGCCACGACGGGACAGTTTCTGCAACACACGCATCCAGCGTCGATCAACGGCGCACACGTCCTGTCGTTTCTGTCGCATCTGTTGCGTCACATTTCTGGATCGATCACGGTACTGCTCGATAACGCCCGCATTCACAAGACGAAGGCGCTGGGCGCCTTCGTTGCAGCTGAACCTCGATTGTCGGTGGTGTACTTCCCGCCATACGCGCCTGAACTGAATCCGATTGAGCCGGTGTGGGCGTATGTGAAGCAGCATGTCCTCGCGAACTTCTGCCCGTCAGATCTTCAGACGTTGAAGGCCCGATTGCCCGTGGCGTGGCGGAAAGTGCGAGCGGCTGAGCTTCCAAGGCGCCTCCTGCATGGAGCTCGGCTGTGA